A stretch of DNA from Candidatus Goldiibacteriota bacterium:
CTAATACATAATTATATGCTTTTATGGGCTTGTCGGCTTCTACCATGATTTCCATCATTGAAAACACCGGCGATGTAATAAACAAAAGCGAAGAAAATATCATAAGTTTTTTTAACATTAATACCTCCAAATTTTATCCTTTATATCATATAAATACCGCGGATACAAGTATACCGGTACATTTTAAACCTTTAATTGTTCCTGTTTGACCCTTTATGACTTTCATAATATACTGTGTATATGAAAAATATTGACACCCTTAAAAGTTTTCTTACAGGTAATGATAACGGCATTTTTCTTTATTCCGCGCCTGATACGGGCGGCACATCATATCTTTTTACAAAGCCGCTGCGCGAAATTAAGTGTGACAATGCCGATGCTATAAACGGCGCACTTAAAAATATTGCGGATTTTACGCAAAACGGATATTATGCCGCGGGCTTAATGGCTTACGAAGCAGGTTACGGCCTTGAAAAAAAATTTCATAACGTAAAAAACACTTTAGAAATTCCATTTCTTGAATTCGGGATATATAAAACGCCGTACATTTTCAAAAAACTTGACATACTGCCGTTATTGCCATTTTATAAAGACCGATTTTGTGTATCATCATTTGATTTTTCAGAAAATTTTAAAACTTACAAAAAAAAATTCAGCCGTATAATGAAACTTATAAATAACGGCGACACCTACCAGGTCAACCACTGCTTTAATGTTAATTTTCATTTTCAGGGAAACAGCGCGTCTTTATTCGCCGCGCTGTGTACAACCCAGCCCGTGTCTTACGCGGCTTTTATCAGAATAAAAAACAGGACAATAATATCCCTGTCACCGGAACTATTTTTCAGCCTTAAAGGCAGGCAGATTACAATGCGCCCCATGAAAGGCACTTTACTTAAAAACAAAACCATTAAAAATCCCGTGCGCCGGTTAAAAAATGAAAAAGGCATGTCGGAAAATATAATGATTGTGGACCTTTTAAGAAACGACCTTGGCAGGATATGCGAAACAGGCAGCATAAGCGCGCCGAAGCTTTTTGAGGTGGAAGAATACAGGACGCTGTACCAGATGACTTCCACAGTCCGCGGCAGGCTTAAGGGTAATGCGGATTTTAATAACATAATCACAGCGCTGTTTCCTTCCGGCTCTGTCACCGGCGCCCCTAAAATAAGCGCGATGAATATAATTCATAAAACAGAAAAATCACCCCGCGGCATTTATACCGGGGCTATTGGTTTTACCTCAAAAGAACATTCTGTCTTTTCAATACCAATCCGTACAATTGAGCTTGCGGATAATACAGGCAGAATGGGGATTGGCAGCGGCATTGTGCATGATTCTAAAGCCTTGCCGGAGTATAAGGAATGCCTTGGCAAAGCGTCTTTTTTAACGGAGCTGGAAAACAAGTATGGAATAATTGAAAGTTTATTACTGAAAAACGGCAGATATTTTCTGCCCGGCCTGCACTTAAAACGCATGAAAAAATCGGCGGCTTTTTTTGGCAGAAAGTTCAGCTGTATGAATTTTAAAAAAACTCTGTGTTCCCTGAAACACCGCCATTCGCGCGGGGAATTTAAAGTCCGCGTCATGCTTTCACCGGACGGAAAAATATCCGCCAAAGCAAAACGCCTTTCATCAATGGCCGGCGGAAAGACAGCCATTTCAAACCTTAAAATGGACAGTTCAAACATTTATCTTTATCACAAGACCGAAAACAGGAAATTTTATGACAATGATTTTAAAAAATACGCCAAAAAAGGCTTTGCTGATGTGGTTTACCTGAACGAAAAAAACGAAGTGACAGAGGCGCATTCGTCAAATATATTCGCTGAGATAAAGGGTATATTTTACACGCCCCCTGTTTCCTGCGGGCTTTTACCCGGCACTTTCAGGGAATTTCTTTTAAAAAAGAACCCGTCTTTATACAAAGAACGGGCGCTTCATATGGACGACCTTGTGAACGCTGACAATATATACCTGGTAAATTCCGTGAGGGGATTCAGAAAAATCACGCTTGCTTAATATTATTTTATAATTATCAGAGTGTTAAGTTTTGAATCCGACTTTTCTCCGGATGCTGTTTTCGCGGTGATTACATAATAATACGTCCCGTTTGAAAGCTCTTCCGATTTAATTTTATCTGCCTCTATGACACACAATCCCGCGGGAGCGTTTATTACATACGCTGACCTTACAAGCCTGAAAGATGCCGTATAAATATTTACCGTCGCCCTTTTCACATTCTTTGTTAACACACACCTGAATTTTAATTTTGAACCGTCAAGGCCAAAAGGGTTAGGGTAAGCAAGCACATCTTCCACTTTTAATGTGTCGCCCTGCGGATAAGGCGTGGCAGTCAAAGTGGGAGTTATTGTGGGAGTGTCCGCCGAAATAGTGGCGGTTATAGTTACGGTATATGTATTTGTAATTACCGTGCGGGTAAGCGTCACAGAAGCCGTGGCTGATATTGTCCTGGTAGCTGTAACAGTAGGTGTGGCTGTTTTTGTATGCGTCGTTGTGGATGTAAGCGTAGGTGTGGATGTACTTACCGGTGTATTTGTTACTGTTACTGTCGGCGAAACGGTAAGTGTATTTGTCTGTGTAACAGTTGTTGATATTGTGTACGTTGCAGTGGGCGATAATTCCGGTGTCTGCGTCTGCGTTTCTGTAATTGTGCCGGTTTCAGTTACTGTAATAGTTTCTGTTACTGTGGCTGTATCTGTCTGTGTTTCCGTTATTGTGTGAGTTTCCGTGGCAGTGGGGCTTAATACTTCCGTAAACGTGGTTGTAACGGTAGATGAAATTGTCACAGTAGGGCTTAGCGCCTCTGTTGAGGTTACAGTTACCGTCACGGTGAGCGATGGCTGCGGATAATAAAGCGCGACATCATCTATAAACACTTCAAATATTCCCGTATTTGGTATCTTCCACTGAATATCTGTTGCCCTATCCAGCATTAAAGGCAATGCGGTTCCGTAAGGAATGGTTAAAGAGGAAAAAGGTATCTGAATTAAAGTCCAGTCTGTGGGAGGCGTAAATGAATACTGCCAGTTGTTATACGCCGGAATTTCGCTGAAATTACCCGTTACAATTGCCAGATTAATATTTGTTGTGCCGTTTCCTTTTATATAAAACTGCACGCCCGCGTATTGCGATATGTCCGTTTCTGCGGCGCCGTTTGCAAAATTAGTGCCAATACCGGCGTAGCCGCCTGATATAACATTACCTAAAGCGTGATAAGCCGCGCCCGGAGATACAGGTGAACCGGGAATTTCCTTGGCGCCTGCTGCCGTACTTGTTGTATCTTTATAAGTGTACCAGTAGCCGCCCCATAAATTCTGATCGGTTAAAATTTCACAGTCGTCTATAAGGTCAGACACCGCCATAGTGGGGGTCAGCGTAATTGTGGAAGTGGCCGTTATTGTGCGTGTTACCGTTGCCGAGTATGCCGGTGTAATTGTAATTGTCGCCGTCGGAGTATATTCAGCGTGCAGAACATCCACTTCGTACCACACCGCCTGATACGCCGGAGATATGCCAAATTGAGCAAAGCCGCCCGCGTCTGTTACGGTGACTGTTGTTTTTCTTGCGCCCGTATTATCAAGCGCCCAGACTGTTGTAAACGAGGGGTCAGACGGAAGGGTGATAAGAGCGTTAACGCCTTCCACCATTGAAGGGGATACCCCCCACTGATTTCTTAATGTTACCTGCGCGCCGTGAG
This window harbors:
- a CDS encoding chorismate-binding protein; translated protein: MKNIDTLKSFLTGNDNGIFLYSAPDTGGTSYLFTKPLREIKCDNADAINGALKNIADFTQNGYYAAGLMAYEAGYGLEKKFHNVKNTLEIPFLEFGIYKTPYIFKKLDILPLLPFYKDRFCVSSFDFSENFKTYKKKFSRIMKLINNGDTYQVNHCFNVNFHFQGNSASLFAALCTTQPVSYAAFIRIKNRTIISLSPELFFSLKGRQITMRPMKGTLLKNKTIKNPVRRLKNEKGMSENIMIVDLLRNDLGRICETGSISAPKLFEVEEYRTLYQMTSTVRGRLKGNADFNNIITALFPSGSVTGAPKISAMNIIHKTEKSPRGIYTGAIGFTSKEHSVFSIPIRTIELADNTGRMGIGSGIVHDSKALPEYKECLGKASFLTELENKYGIIESLLLKNGRYFLPGLHLKRMKKSAAFFGRKFSCMNFKKTLCSLKHRHSRGEFKVRVMLSPDGKISAKAKRLSSMAGGKTAISNLKMDSSNIYLYHKTENRKFYDNDFKKYAKKGFADVVYLNEKNEVTEAHSSNIFAEIKGIFYTPPVSCGLLPGTFREFLLKKNPSLYKERALHMDDLVNADNIYLVNSVRGFRKITLA